The proteins below are encoded in one region of Aestuariivirga litoralis:
- a CDS encoding cold-shock protein — protein MSDAAKFEGRESTSSVVDNEHGVSIIRVDGLVKWFDIGRGYGFIIPDNGLPDILLHLSCLKRDGFEAPLEGSRIACEVVARQKGFQCLRVLSVDHSTAIHPVERRARTHNPVTATTGWVRAKVKWFNRTRGFGFVTEGDGMGDIFVHMEVLRKTGIAELVPDTWIYVRYGDSNRGKMAAEVRNSMESGPAHTN, from the coding sequence ATGTCTGATGCGGCAAAATTCGAGGGCAGGGAATCCACCTCCTCCGTCGTAGATAATGAACATGGGGTCTCCATCATTCGGGTGGATGGACTCGTTAAATGGTTTGATATTGGCCGTGGCTACGGCTTCATAATCCCCGACAACGGCCTGCCTGATATTCTTTTGCATTTGAGCTGCCTGAAGCGCGATGGTTTTGAAGCGCCGCTCGAAGGCTCACGCATTGCCTGCGAAGTTGTAGCGCGCCAGAAGGGCTTCCAGTGCCTGCGGGTGCTGAGCGTCGATCACTCCACCGCCATCCACCCGGTTGAGCGCCGGGCCCGCACGCATAACCCCGTCACCGCGACGACGGGCTGGGTGCGCGCCAAGGTCAAGTGGTTCAACCGCACGCGCGGCTTCGGCTTTGTCACAGAAGGTGACGGCATGGGCGATATTTTCGTTCACATGGAAGTGCTGCGTAAAACCGGCATTGCTGAATTGGTTCCAGACACCTGGATCTATGTGCGTTATGGTGACTCGAACCGGGGCAAGATGGCCGCTGAAGTACGCAACAGCATGGAAAGCGGCCCGGCCCACACGAACTAA
- a CDS encoding DUF192 domain-containing protein produces the protein MRVEPLSVVTSSGITTFSTEIADTEDLRERGLMFRHILPDDQAMLFDFQQPRPASMWMKNTYMSLDMLFVRQDGSIAALAENTVPKSLDTIGVNEPVRGVVELPAGTVKRLNIKRNDKVISHIFANDLN, from the coding sequence ATGCGGGTTGAACCTTTAAGCGTCGTCACATCGTCCGGCATCACCACCTTTTCCACCGAAATTGCAGACACCGAGGACCTGCGCGAGCGCGGGCTGATGTTCCGCCACATCCTGCCGGACGACCAGGCGATGCTTTTCGATTTCCAGCAGCCTCGGCCGGCTTCGATGTGGATGAAGAACACCTATATGTCACTCGACATGTTGTTCGTAAGACAGGATGGCAGCATCGCGGCGCTGGCCGAGAACACCGTGCCGAAATCGCTGGATACGATTGGGGTGAATGAACCAGTGCGCGGCGTGGTCGAACTGCCGGCCGGAACGGTGAAGCGCCTGAATATCAAGCGCAACGACAAGGTGATCAGCCACATCTTCGCCAATGATCTGAACTGA
- the serS gene encoding serine--tRNA ligase — translation MHDIKAIRENPAAFDAGLARRGLGAQAASLVGLDEKRRAQLQALQEAQSRRNALSKEIGAAMGKKDQALADKLKAEVASLKDQISAGEEQERVLGKELTDALSVIPNIPLPSVPDGKDEHGNAEVRRWGTKPEFAYEPLQHFDLGEGLKLMDFEIAAKLSGARFVVLKGALARMERALAQFMLDIHTNEFGYSETYAPYMLRDEAMYGVGQLPKFAEDLFKTTSGHWLIPTAEASLTNLVREQVLDEAALPLRMTAYTPCFRAEAGAAGRDTRGMIRQHQFSKVELVSIATPEQADAEHERMTGCAEEILKRLNLHYRTMLLCTGDMGFGTRKTYDLEVWLPGQNAFREISSCSQFGEFQARRMEARSKAADAKQARYVHTLNGSALAVGRTMVAVMENYQNGDGSVTIPEALRPYMGGMSVIKRP, via the coding sequence ATGCATGACATCAAGGCGATACGCGAAAACCCGGCTGCTTTTGACGCCGGACTGGCGCGGCGCGGTCTTGGCGCACAAGCCGCTTCGCTGGTTGGCCTTGATGAAAAGCGCCGCGCACAGCTGCAGGCTTTGCAGGAAGCGCAAAGCCGCCGCAACGCACTGTCGAAGGAAATCGGCGCGGCGATGGGCAAGAAGGATCAGGCGCTGGCCGACAAGCTGAAGGCGGAAGTGGCTTCGCTGAAGGATCAGATCAGCGCTGGCGAAGAACAAGAGCGTGTGCTCGGAAAAGAATTGACCGATGCGCTCAGCGTCATTCCGAACATTCCATTGCCGTCTGTCCCCGACGGCAAGGACGAGCACGGCAATGCGGAAGTGCGGCGCTGGGGCACGAAGCCGGAATTCGCCTACGAGCCGTTGCAGCATTTCGATCTGGGTGAAGGCCTAAAGCTGATGGATTTCGAAATCGCGGCCAAGCTTTCTGGCGCGCGTTTCGTGGTGTTAAAGGGCGCATTGGCGCGGATGGAGCGCGCTTTGGCGCAATTCATGCTGGACATACATACCAATGAATTCGGTTACAGCGAAACCTATGCGCCTTACATGCTGCGTGATGAAGCCATGTATGGCGTGGGCCAGCTTCCCAAATTTGCCGAGGATCTGTTCAAGACCACATCCGGCCATTGGCTGATCCCCACGGCGGAAGCGTCGCTCACCAATCTGGTGCGCGAGCAGGTACTCGATGAAGCTGCTCTGCCGCTGCGCATGACAGCCTATACGCCTTGTTTCCGTGCAGAAGCGGGTGCTGCAGGACGTGATACGCGCGGCATGATCCGCCAGCATCAGTTCTCCAAAGTGGAACTCGTTTCGATTGCCACGCCGGAACAAGCCGATGCGGAACACGAGCGCATGACCGGGTGTGCCGAGGAAATTCTCAAACGTCTGAACCTGCATTACCGCACCATGCTTTTGTGCACGGGTGACATGGGTTTTGGCACGCGCAAAACCTATGACCTTGAAGTGTGGCTGCCGGGGCAAAATGCCTTCCGTGAAATTTCATCCTGCTCGCAGTTTGGTGAATTCCAGGCGCGGCGCATGGAAGCCCGCTCGAAAGCGGCGGATGCCAAGCAGGCGCGCTATGTGCATACGCTGAATGGCTCAGCGCTTGCCGTGGGCCGCACCATGGTTGCGGTGATGGAAAATTATCAGAATGGCGATGGCTCCGTGACCATTCCGGAAGCCTTGCGCCCCTATATGGGTGGCATGTCCGTCATCAAGCGGCCGTAA
- the surE gene encoding 5'/3'-nucleotidase SurE: protein MRILVTNDDGIHGPGLKVLENIARTLSDDVWVVAPDVERSGAGHSLTLSHPLRYRHIEGRHYEVSGTPTDCVIMACRKIMPGMPDLLLSGVNRGQNIADDVTYSGTIAAAMEGTSLGIKSIAMSQVTGIHDNGLNFAVAAAHGAEIVKTLMKLEFGPGILVNVNFPDCRVADVAGTEITSQGKRDQNYLTVDERKDNRSEPYYWLGFTRDKGIPPAGTDLAAVFNRKISVTPLHMNLTQLSLMAKLKDAFKA from the coding sequence ATGCGCATTCTGGTCACCAATGATGACGGCATTCATGGGCCGGGGCTGAAGGTTCTGGAAAACATTGCCCGCACGCTGAGCGATGATGTGTGGGTGGTGGCACCTGATGTGGAACGGTCAGGGGCAGGGCATTCGCTCACACTGTCGCATCCGCTGCGTTATCGCCACATTGAAGGCCGGCACTATGAAGTGTCGGGCACGCCAACAGATTGCGTGATTATGGCGTGCCGCAAGATCATGCCAGGCATGCCTGATCTTTTGCTGTCCGGTGTCAACCGCGGGCAGAACATTGCCGATGATGTGACCTATTCCGGCACCATCGCCGCCGCAATGGAAGGCACGTCACTGGGGATCAAATCCATCGCCATGTCGCAGGTCACCGGCATTCATGACAATGGTCTGAATTTCGCGGTGGCAGCAGCGCATGGCGCTGAAATTGTGAAGACGTTGATGAAGCTGGAATTTGGGCCGGGCATTCTGGTCAACGTGAATTTCCCGGATTGCCGCGTGGCCGATGTGGCGGGAACCGAAATCACCTCACAGGGCAAGCGCGACCAGAATTATCTCACGGTAGATGAGCGCAAGGACAACAGGAGCGAGCCCTATTACTGGCTGGGCTTCACGCGCGACAAGGGCATTCCGCCAGCTGGCACTGATCTGGCTGCGGTGTTCAATCGCAAGATTTCGGTCACACCGCTGCACATGAACCTGACCCAGCTAAGCCTGATGGCGAAGCTGAAGGATGCGTTCAAGGCTTAA
- a CDS encoding SDR family NAD(P)-dependent oxidoreductase: MDGKSLPWRVVWITGASSGIGFEIACQLARDGIKVAASGRRDAPDFGTSGITYFQVDAIDLNAMAETAQKIEAELGPIDLAIFAAGLYEGSVPGQFSAEACRRMMETNYGAVLSGISVCFPRMKARGRGHIAWIASVAGYGGLPRAAGYGASKAALINLAESLKLEWSGMGVDVSVINPGFVKTPMTSTNDFPMPFLMPVEAAAKATIAGLAAGKFEIAYPRRFVWLLKILNLLPYAAYFPLVRRITGS, encoded by the coding sequence TTGGACGGTAAAAGCCTGCCCTGGCGGGTGGTCTGGATCACCGGGGCCTCCAGCGGCATCGGCTTCGAGATCGCCTGTCAGTTGGCCCGTGATGGCATCAAGGTAGCAGCCTCCGGACGCCGAGATGCGCCTGACTTTGGCACGAGTGGCATCACCTATTTTCAAGTCGATGCCATCGACCTCAATGCCATGGCTGAGACCGCACAAAAGATCGAAGCCGAACTGGGGCCGATCGATCTCGCGATCTTCGCGGCGGGCCTTTATGAAGGGTCTGTGCCTGGACAATTTTCTGCCGAAGCCTGCCGTCGCATGATGGAGACGAATTACGGTGCCGTACTCAGCGGCATCAGCGTCTGCTTTCCAAGGATGAAAGCAAGGGGCCGGGGCCATATTGCATGGATCGCATCAGTCGCCGGTTATGGCGGCTTGCCCCGCGCTGCAGGTTACGGGGCCAGTAAAGCCGCACTGATCAATCTTGCCGAAAGCCTCAAGCTCGAATGGTCAGGCATGGGCGTGGATGTCAGCGTCATCAATCCGGGCTTCGTCAAAACGCCAATGACCAGCACCAATGATTTTCCGATGCCATTCTTGATGCCTGTGGAGGCGGCGGCGAAAGCCACAATCGCGGGCCTCGCTGCAGGAAAGTTCGAGATTGCTTATCCACGCCGCTTTGTGTGGCTGCTGAAGATTTTGAACCTGCTGCCCTATGCAGCCTATTTCCCTTTAGTGCGTAGGATCACCGGTTCTTAA
- a CDS encoding ChrR family anti-sigma-E factor, whose protein sequence is MTNIQHHLDDATVLSFAGGTLPRHLRIVASAHLEACDVCRENVRGAAELGAAIAFSEAPRPVNANLKQAVMGRVDTATLHRFPASRARQPSELPRALASEIGVETFDQLKWRKAGPGIEMVKLPRAAGEDGFFGLLRVKQGSQLPEHGHGGTELTLVLKGAYQDEMGEFKAGDIADLDDSISHNPVVKGDEACICLVANDAPTRFRSLAARLLQPFIGI, encoded by the coding sequence GTGACCAATATTCAGCACCATCTTGACGACGCTACGGTGCTTTCTTTCGCTGGCGGCACCCTGCCCCGGCACTTGCGCATTGTGGCATCAGCTCATCTTGAGGCCTGTGATGTTTGCCGCGAGAATGTGCGGGGCGCGGCCGAGCTTGGCGCCGCCATCGCCTTCAGTGAAGCGCCAAGGCCGGTCAATGCCAACCTCAAGCAGGCTGTGATGGGCCGTGTTGATACTGCAACTCTTCACCGCTTCCCGGCATCGCGCGCCAGGCAGCCTTCCGAATTGCCGCGTGCTTTGGCCAGTGAAATTGGTGTCGAGACATTTGATCAATTGAAGTGGCGCAAGGCCGGCCCTGGCATTGAAATGGTGAAGCTGCCGCGTGCCGCTGGTGAGGATGGTTTCTTTGGCTTGCTGCGCGTCAAGCAAGGCTCGCAGCTTCCGGAACATGGCCATGGCGGAACCGAGTTGACCTTGGTTTTGAAGGGCGCCTACCAGGACGAAATGGGTGAGTTCAAAGCTGGCGACATCGCCGATCTGGATGACAGCATTTCCCATAATCCGGTGGTGAAAGGTGACGAGGCCTGCATTTGCCTCGTGGCCAATGATGCGCCCACCCGTTTTCGCTCCCTTGCTGCGCGCCTGCTCCAGCCCTTCATCGGGATTTGA
- a CDS encoding RNA polymerase sigma factor, translated as MRQVATNRDRTAYEQLFDVIAPRLQGQLSRLGLQRTEAEDIIQDVMVNVWVKAGMYLPEKGSVFAWVFVMARNLRIDRARKLRPQVLMDFSEYDEPDTAENPEEQTLRYSHLSALKIAMDSLSAEQREIYDLIFREELTQHEIAARLNLPLGTVKSRMRLAQVHLRKSMEKSS; from the coding sequence ATGCGGCAGGTTGCAACCAACCGCGACCGCACCGCCTATGAGCAGCTTTTCGACGTGATTGCCCCGCGCTTGCAAGGCCAGCTTTCACGCTTGGGCCTGCAGCGCACTGAAGCCGAAGACATTATCCAGGACGTGATGGTCAATGTTTGGGTCAAGGCCGGGATGTACTTGCCGGAAAAAGGCTCGGTCTTTGCCTGGGTCTTCGTTATGGCTCGCAACCTCAGGATCGACCGGGCACGTAAACTGCGCCCGCAGGTCTTGATGGATTTCAGTGAGTATGACGAGCCCGATACGGCCGAAAACCCTGAAGAGCAAACGCTCCGCTATTCCCACCTCAGCGCACTCAAGATCGCAATGGACTCGTTGTCAGCCGAGCAACGCGAAATCTATGACCTGATCTTCCGCGAAGAGCTGACCCAGCACGAAATCGCTGCAAGATTAAATCTGCCTTTGGGCACCGTTAAATCGCGCATGCGCCTGGCTCAGGTGCACTTGCGTAAATCCATGGAGAAATCATCGTGA
- a CDS encoding NAD(P)/FAD-dependent oxidoreductase: MRRLNIAVVGSGVSGLSAAWLLSKRHRVTLFEANHRFGGHSHTHDIETAGGKVPVDVGFIVYNETTYPNLVGMLDTLGVDSQKTEMGFSVSLQNGEVEYSGQSLFHLMGTWPACATNPTHWNMVKELVRFYRQAKQQAASVDACMPLGQFLKEFGYSARFVEFHLLPMAAAIWSSETGDMMNYPAKAFIQFFDNHQLLTLGRRKPWRTVKGGSRNYVAKLLAQTTITQAGLGAFKIKRSNYYADVVMDNGAEERFDHVVLACHADEALRLLDQPSEKEIALLSPFRYSDNRVVLHQDAALMPRAKRFWSSWNYVSQTGNDGAGVTYWMNALQHLPTRENVFVSLNPQAKPHGPIHLDHRVQHPVFTDETFLAQQELWSLQGQQNTWFCGAYFGAGFHEDGLQSGLAVAEDLGGLARPWNVANGDGRIVRKPVPQLNPIEWAEAAE; the protein is encoded by the coding sequence ATGAGACGTTTGAATATTGCGGTAGTGGGCTCTGGCGTATCGGGGCTATCAGCAGCCTGGCTTCTCTCCAAACGTCACCGGGTGACACTTTTCGAGGCTAACCACAGATTTGGTGGGCATTCGCACACCCATGATATTGAAACCGCCGGAGGCAAAGTGCCGGTGGATGTGGGATTCATTGTCTATAATGAAACGACCTATCCCAATCTGGTAGGCATGCTTGATACGCTGGGCGTCGACAGCCAGAAGACTGAGATGGGCTTCTCGGTTTCACTGCAAAATGGCGAAGTGGAATATAGCGGGCAAAGCCTGTTCCACCTGATGGGCACCTGGCCCGCCTGTGCCACCAACCCGACGCATTGGAACATGGTCAAGGAGCTGGTGCGCTTCTACCGGCAAGCCAAACAGCAGGCGGCATCGGTGGATGCTTGCATGCCGCTAGGACAGTTCCTGAAAGAGTTTGGCTACAGTGCCCGGTTTGTTGAATTTCACTTGTTGCCAATGGCTGCCGCCATCTGGTCTTCGGAAACCGGTGACATGATGAATTATCCGGCCAAGGCCTTCATCCAGTTCTTTGACAATCACCAGCTTCTGACATTGGGCCGGCGCAAGCCGTGGCGCACGGTCAAGGGTGGCTCGCGCAATTATGTGGCCAAGCTTTTGGCCCAGACAACAATCACGCAAGCGGGGCTGGGGGCCTTCAAGATCAAGCGCAGCAATTATTACGCCGATGTGGTGATGGATAATGGCGCCGAAGAACGCTTCGATCATGTCGTGCTGGCTTGCCATGCCGATGAGGCACTGCGGCTGCTTGATCAGCCAAGCGAAAAGGAAATCGCGCTGCTTTCGCCATTCCGCTATTCCGATAACCGCGTGGTGCTGCACCAAGATGCAGCACTAATGCCGCGCGCCAAGCGGTTCTGGAGCAGTTGGAACTATGTCTCGCAGACGGGCAATGACGGTGCGGGCGTGACCTATTGGATGAACGCCTTGCAGCATTTGCCCACACGGGAGAATGTGTTTGTGAGCCTGAACCCGCAGGCGAAGCCGCACGGGCCCATTCATCTGGACCACCGGGTGCAGCATCCAGTGTTCACGGATGAAACCTTTTTGGCGCAGCAGGAGCTGTGGAGCCTTCAGGGACAGCAGAATACCTGGTTCTGCGGCGCATATTTCGGTGCGGGCTTCCACGAGGATGGCCTGCAATCGGGGCTTGCCGTGGCTGAAGACCTGGGCGGTCTGGCGCGCCCATGGAATGTTGCAAATGGTGATGGACGTATCGTGCGGAAGCCTGTGCCGCAATTGAATCCGATCGAATGGGCCGAGGCCGCAGAATGA
- a CDS encoding DUF1365 domain-containing protein, whose amino-acid sequence MSDLKPCLYLGAVSHRRFASVKHELVYRAVSVFLDIDQLEQINKTSWIMGYNRRRLLSVRDADHGPGDGTPINIHVRGLLEANGLQHAGRIFMLCYPRILGRLFNPITIYMAIDSEDQPAAMIYEVNNTWGGRHSYVVPVAGFTGHEAEKALHVSPFNQVEGTYRFLLRQLADKLQFDIAYFVEGGLKLTARIEGERASLNDWQLLRLCLQLAIQPLKIWGGIHWEALKLYAKGLRVGGRTARVSPPDEPRRVARAKLKPPITQP is encoded by the coding sequence ATGAGTGACCTCAAGCCCTGCCTCTATCTCGGCGCTGTCTCGCACCGGCGGTTTGCATCCGTCAAACACGAGCTCGTCTACCGGGCCGTGAGTGTCTTTCTCGACATTGATCAGTTGGAACAGATCAATAAGACCTCGTGGATCATGGGATATAACCGGCGCCGTTTGCTTTCGGTGCGCGATGCTGACCACGGGCCGGGCGATGGTACGCCGATCAACATCCATGTGCGTGGGCTGCTTGAAGCAAATGGGCTGCAACATGCTGGGCGGATTTTCATGTTGTGCTATCCGCGCATCCTCGGGCGGCTGTTCAACCCGATCACAATCTATATGGCGATTGATTCTGAAGACCAGCCCGCGGCGATGATTTATGAAGTGAACAACACTTGGGGCGGGCGTCATTCCTACGTGGTGCCGGTGGCGGGCTTTACTGGCCACGAGGCGGAAAAGGCACTGCATGTTTCGCCTTTCAATCAGGTGGAAGGCACGTATCGTTTCCTGTTGCGACAGCTGGCTGACAAACTGCAATTCGACATTGCCTATTTCGTCGAAGGCGGACTGAAACTTACTGCGCGCATTGAGGGCGAACGCGCCAGTCTCAATGACTGGCAGTTGCTGCGGCTCTGCCTGCAGCTCGCGATCCAGCCGCTCAAGATCTGGGGCGGCATTCACTGGGAAGCGCTTAAGCTCTACGCCAAGGGTTTGCGTGTGGGCGGCCGCACCGCCAGGGTTTCCCCACCTGATGAGCCGCGCCGCGTTGCTAGGGCCAAGCTTAAACCGCCAATCACTCAACCATGA
- a CDS encoding DUF2177 family protein, with the protein MPVQYIYAYLLALVVYAVIDFVWLGLIGRGLYVSEMGDALRPDLNWAAAVAFYLVYALGLVFLAISPGVAAKSVMQAASAGAVLGLVAYGTYDLTGLAVLKGFSTRIALVDLAWGTLLSAAVAAGVTKILT; encoded by the coding sequence ATGCCAGTGCAATACATATATGCCTATTTGCTCGCTTTGGTCGTTTATGCCGTGATCGATTTCGTTTGGCTGGGTTTGATCGGGCGAGGGCTCTACGTTTCTGAAATGGGGGACGCGCTACGCCCCGATTTGAATTGGGCGGCGGCAGTGGCCTTCTATCTGGTTTATGCGCTTGGTTTGGTGTTCTTGGCCATTTCGCCGGGCGTGGCGGCGAAGAGCGTCATGCAAGCTGCGAGTGCCGGCGCGGTCTTAGGTCTGGTGGCCTATGGCACTTATGATCTCACGGGCCTAGCAGTGCTCAAGGGGTTTAGCACGCGTATCGCGCTGGTTGACCTTGCGTGGGGCACGTTGCTTTCAGCCGCCGTGGCGGCTGGGGTCACAAAAATCCTGACGTAA
- a CDS encoding Flp family type IVb pilin, with amino-acid sequence MFRKFFADQRGVTAIEYVVIAAALGVGLVILMPGFSSQVAGQFSSLGSHIASGK; translated from the coding sequence ATGTTCAGGAAGTTTTTTGCTGATCAGCGTGGCGTAACCGCCATCGAATATGTGGTGATCGCAGCTGCTTTGGGAGTAGGCCTCGTGATACTCATGCCTGGTTTCTCTAGTCAGGTTGCCGGGCAATTCTCAAGCCTCGGCAGCCACATCGCGTCGGGCAAATAG
- the rlmB gene encoding 23S rRNA (guanosine(2251)-2'-O)-methyltransferase RlmB, which translates to MTSDRSGPSRGPSKGPKPPFKRSFGKPGFASKSPPRATNPDRDTPIAVTSTDNDLIYGAHPVIAAIGNAKRKPVKLWATENGLARLKEDVKDLPIEGEIVHPRLLDHLLKSKDAVHQGLILEARPLNQPRLDQIDKSGLVVVLDQVTDPHNVGAIMRSCAAFNATALITTARHAAETNSVFFKAASGAYELVPYVTVTNLARALEELKTYGFSLIGLDSEAAGTMDDLKITAPLAVVLGAEGRGLRQLTRDTCDVVARLDMPGQIKSLNVSIAAALSLYALRHKI; encoded by the coding sequence ATGACAAGTGATCGATCAGGGCCCAGCAGAGGCCCAAGCAAGGGTCCAAAGCCACCCTTCAAACGCAGTTTTGGAAAACCGGGTTTTGCCAGCAAGAGCCCACCCCGTGCCACTAATCCCGACAGGGACACGCCCATTGCAGTGACCAGCACCGACAATGATCTGATCTATGGCGCCCACCCGGTCATCGCCGCCATCGGCAATGCGAAGCGCAAGCCCGTCAAGCTGTGGGCCACCGAGAATGGATTGGCGCGCTTGAAAGAAGACGTCAAAGACCTGCCGATTGAAGGTGAGATCGTCCATCCGCGCCTGCTGGATCATTTACTCAAATCCAAGGATGCCGTGCATCAGGGTCTGATCCTGGAGGCCCGCCCTCTCAATCAGCCGCGCCTCGATCAGATTGATAAATCCGGCCTCGTTGTTGTGTTGGATCAGGTGACAGATCCGCACAATGTCGGCGCCATCATGCGATCCTGCGCCGCCTTCAATGCTACCGCGCTCATTACCACGGCGCGTCACGCCGCTGAAACAAACAGCGTTTTCTTCAAGGCTGCATCAGGCGCGTATGAACTTGTCCCTTATGTCACCGTCACCAATCTGGCACGCGCGCTGGAAGAATTAAAAACTTATGGCTTCAGCCTGATTGGACTCGATTCCGAAGCAGCCGGCACGATGGATGATTTGAAGATCACAGCACCGCTCGCTGTTGTCCTCGGCGCTGAAGGCCGCGGTTTGCGCCAGCTTACGCGCGACACGTGCGATGTGGTGGCAAGGCTCGATATGCCTGGCCAGATTAAGAGCCTCAATGTGTCAATTGCGGCAGCGCTTTCGCTCTATGCGCTGCGCCACAAAATATAA
- a CDS encoding peptidylprolyl isomerase: protein MKRFLMAVALTAVAASPALADAALKVDTSKSCSFVIKLRPDLAPKHVAQVTKIAAAGQYDGVVFHRVIDGFMAQTGDVKFGKDGGDLSQAGMGGSDEPNIPAEFNKEHFKRGTVGMARSNEPDSANSQFFVMFADGGFLDGKYTVFGEVDAEGMKCVDMLTKGDSNNNGSVAKPDKMTKVTVIQ, encoded by the coding sequence ATGAAACGATTCCTCATGGCCGTGGCTTTGACAGCCGTGGCAGCAAGCCCCGCCTTGGCAGATGCGGCCTTGAAAGTGGACACATCCAAGAGCTGCAGCTTCGTGATCAAGCTGCGCCCGGATTTGGCGCCCAAGCATGTGGCGCAGGTGACCAAGATTGCTGCAGCCGGACAGTATGACGGCGTGGTGTTTCACCGCGTGATCGATGGTTTCATGGCGCAGACTGGTGACGTGAAATTCGGCAAGGACGGTGGTGATCTTTCGCAGGCCGGCATGGGCGGTTCGGATGAACCTAATATTCCTGCTGAATTCAACAAGGAACATTTCAAGCGCGGCACCGTGGGCATGGCCCGCTCGAACGAGCCAGATTCCGCCAACAGCCAGTTCTTCGTGATGTTTGCTGACGGCGGCTTCCTCGACGGCAAATATACAGTGTTCGGCGAAGTTGATGCCGAAGGCATGAAGTGCGTTGACATGCTCACCAAGGGTGACAGCAACAATAACGGTTCAGTAGCAAAACCAGACAAGATGACGAAAGTAACGGTGATCCAATGA
- a CDS encoding peptidylprolyl isomerase, whose product MSDLENTLHLEIADNAGKSKGKVTIALRPDLAPLHVARIKELAREKFYDGVVFHRVIEGFMAQGGDPTGTGMGGSKKPDLKAEFSAEPHVKGVCSMARSASPNSANSQFFIVFDDARFLDKQYTVWGKVTEGMDVVDGIKRGEPVNKPDKIATMRVAADA is encoded by the coding sequence ATGAGCGACCTTGAAAACACCCTCCATCTCGAAATCGCCGACAATGCCGGCAAATCGAAAGGCAAAGTGACCATCGCCTTGCGCCCTGATCTGGCACCGCTGCATGTGGCCCGCATCAAGGAACTGGCGCGCGAGAAGTTTTATGATGGCGTGGTGTTTCACCGCGTGATCGAAGGCTTCATGGCGCAGGGCGGCGACCCGACCGGCACCGGCATGGGCGGCTCGAAGAAGCCTGACCTCAAGGCCGAATTCTCGGCTGAGCCGCATGTAAAGGGCGTGTGCTCGATGGCGCGTTCGGCCAGCCCGAACTCTGCCAACAGCCAGTTCTTCATCGTGTTTGATGACGCGCGCTTCCTCGACAAGCAATATACTGTCTGGGGCAAAGTGACTGAAGGCATGGATGTCGTTGATGGCATCAAGCGCGGCGAGCCGGTGAACAAGCCGGACAAGATCGCCACCATGCGCGTGGCGGCTGACGCCTGA